TCTGGAGCTGGATGGCCACGCGCGCCTACGTGCTTGCAACGAAGGCGGGCCTCGCGCAATGCTGGAAGCTTGGCTCCACATGCTCTGTGCATATGCACCGCGTTACGTCATTTGTACGTCATTCCCTTTTCCTACCCAGCGGCAAAAGAGCTGGACCCAGGGTCAGTTGTGACGTCATGCGCGTGGCGTCTGTCATGTAATATCCAGGTGAGTTATGTGATACAAGTCATCGGGAAAACTACATTTTTTTTTGGGTATCGATAAATGAACTTAGAGTTTAAAGCCATGTACAGGCGCTTTTCTTTTGGGGAGTGGTATCGTCATTCTGTAAAGACAGCAAGCAGTATGATCATCAAAAATCCAACATAGCAACATTGATCGCGTTGTAACGATTCTCTCTCACATCTCCAGGCGATCCACGACTTTTCTGTTGGCATGGATGCGATTCGTAGGCATTGATGCAGGCGAGACTGCAAACTCCTCCAGAGCTGCCAGTAGGGCGTCCACGGTGGTGATCGCAACTTccacggcgcagtgcacgtCCACGTACGGGCGTATCCGTAGTCTCTGGCGTGCCGTTGACAGTGCGGCTATTGGAGAGTGTCTCCGCAGAAGCCTTGCTATAAGAGGAACATGCGGACACGCCTTTACGGCAGTCACACAAGTTGAATCCTTGGCTCAaagcgcgctttgcatttGTATAGCTTGTCTCGGTATTCGCCTTGCACATAGTTTGCTTCCATGATCCGTTAGGCGCATCCATCTCTGGATATTGCAGTGAGGAAAGACGCCGATGGTGCGGGACTTCGTTAGCATCGTTGTCCTGCATCATCTTTAGGCTACGCCGCAGAGCGTGTATTGAGACGGTAGACTTGTATTCTTCCGGCTCGCGATTTTCGTCCATTACTGGTTCTAATGccttgtgcagcatcgcaaACGAGCCTTTGCTTTGAGGCTGAGAATGTCCAGAGTTAAACAGGACAGGTGTGGGAAGGTTGGTTGTGCCTGGCATGCGGTTGAATTGGATATTGCTGCCAAGCGGCCGCCCAGCCGTGTACGAATGGGGGTAAAGCAATGGAGAGGGCGGTTGGCGGTTGTTTGGGCGTGGAACGACACCCACATCAACCGTGTTAGAGCCGCCTTTGCGAAGGAGCACATGGTTCGCAGCGCAGAGCGGCGGCGGGAGCGACAACCCGGCATCATCAAGGCCATTGATGTCGTCGTCATTTTCAGTATCAATAGCCGAATGCCAAGGGGAGGGCGTCGTAAAGTCCGTATCAGCAACATCAGAGGTCGTCGAAATGCTCGAACGCGATCCATTCCGCAAATGGGCAAGCTCATGCCCCAGCTCCGATCCTTCCTCGCTGGACAAGTTCGAGCCCTGCCGATAGGATGCGAGAGTTGGGCGGGAAGTAGGCGTCGCCAGACCAGGCTGTTGGGCTATCTTGATATACTGCGTGGTAGGCGAGAGATTCATCGGGTACCGGAGCTTTTTCAAGGACTCAGAGAGGGCAGCAGCCTCGGAAGCCTGCTGCTCATGATCAACATAAACAGCTTTCAAATCATTTGCAGCGGCATCAGCATCGCGACAACGCCGCGAGCAATATAGTTTGCGGTGCGGTGCAAGACCGCCGCAATGGGTGCAGATATCGTCCGCGATCCACGTAGATTGATCTTCTTCCGAGTCGGTTTCGTGCCAGTCTACAATCGGCGAGACACGCTTCGTACgcgtgcggctgcggctgcgccgTACTTTGTTAGACACGTTCGCAACCATCCGTAGCTGTGGAATGGGGCCAGGTAGGGATCTTGAAACCGCCCACGCTGGGAAAGTTCAAGGAAGGGAAGAGTAGGATAAGGAAGACGGAGGGGATGCAAGCACGGAGCGATTGTGCAAGACCTTCACGTACCAATACACAAGACACTGTCCGGATAAAGATACGTTTCAATGATACGGCAGGATCCGTGGATAGAAAGAGTCAAGGAGTAAGTTTGCGCGCCCAGTGCGCAACTTCCCAGGCAATTGCGCAATGGAAAATAATCACCGACACCCTTGCAATCAACCACAATCAACCTGGTTTTTTTACTTGCCCTGAGGCCCCAAACCAACTGAAAGCTTAATTTTCATGTTCCGAGGGCCCTTAATGCCCACGTTGGCGCGCCCCAACGTGTACCTATGGCATAATAATAAAGCCCTCTGTCCAACCACGTAGCGGGAAAACTGAAAACCCACCAAAAAGAAAACATGTGCATCAATTAGATCCCAGTTCGCGGTGCACGCTGACTCATAGCGCAGAACGTGGTGGCACTGGGCGTACCACAGCCCCATCTACCCTATCGGTTTGGCCGCTAATGGATTTCCCTTCGGTTGCGTCATTGAGCCGACCGCAGTCATAAACGCACGCGTGTTGACCACAATAGTCCGTGCACACTGTGTTTTATGCTGGGAGACGCGGCAGTTTCTGCAGTCAGGTGTGGAGCGACAACTTGCCAGATGTCAGATAGTATTGCAAAAACTATAGCGGTACCTGATAATCATGGTAATGACTTCTCGCACGATAGATTAAGATTGCATTATTATCTGTGCTTCACGGCTTGCTTTCTTTGGCGCGTACTTTTTTTGGTAGAGGTAATCCGCAGCAAGGCCGGAAAATACAATCAGTCCAAGCACGCGGTTACTGCTGAATTTGGCCCAACAGTCCGCACGGTTGTTCAGGTCCACCGTTTTGATCTGCCACGCCATATGCCCAGCAGCACCAAGCCACGATAGGGCAAAGAATGGATGGCCGTAATAGAGCGTGTTTGTCATCCATTCGCGCAGGCTCCGCGGCTGTCCGTCCGATGCAGTGGACGACGCGAAAATGGGGCTCTCCGTGTTGACTGAGTAtgcgagcagcgccagccATACGAGGGTGAATGCGGCAATGATTGGTTTCGTTTTCCGGTCGCCAAACAAGATTGCAGTGCTCTTTACGCCGGACTTGCGGTCGTCAACCTTGTCTTGATGCGCATATATCGTATCATACACCACACCCCAGACGGTTGTGCTCGCGTACAGTGGCAGCACAACAGGCCAGTAGCAGCTGCCAGCAACAGCGGACCACCCAAGCATGGACCCCCACGTGAATGTAAGACCTGCATATCAGTAAAGCCAAAGACTACGCACCCATTCCGATTTGCGGCCAGTATGTGAAGCGTTTCAGGAGGGGATACAAGAATACGGGTCCCAGTGCGcatgcgcccagcacgaTACTGTTGTCAGATGATGTACATCACGTACCTGTTCGTGTTCAGATTTACTAGCACGCCGAGGCCAGCTGTGAGCTGCAACGCTAGGAATGCGCCGGCCTGTTTGTAGGATACAGCACCGGATGCGAGGGGACGGTCCTTGGTGCGCTCAACCTTTTTGTCGTACTCAACATCCCACATATCATTAATAGTGCAGCCTGCACCTCGCATCACAACAGCCCCCACGCCAAAAAGTGCGAGGTTAGTGAGCCATACAGAGATCGGCGCGTCGACGTAGTGAGACGCCATCGTGATGGACCACGAGCATGGAAGATAAAGGAGCCACGTTCCTATGGGCCGGtcaagccgcgcaagctccaTATATGGCTTCAGCGAGAACTTGGGCCGCTGGGGCGGAGCACTATGCACGATATTCGCAGCACCGCTCTCTGCATTCTTTGCCTCGCTCCAGCACGATGGTGTCGTATGGACCCACGATGCAAGGCGCACGCGTGTAAATGTACGGTGTGCAGTATTGGGACACGTAGGTGCACTGCAAATGCGCGATGCCATCCCAAGTCGCCGCATAGTTGCAGCACCGGCAAAGCCCAGCAACATGGCGAAAAAACAGTGCAAATAGTGGAGAAGACCGAATTTCTGGAATTCACTGATTCTGCCCATGTAGCAAGTCATTCATCGATTTCATAAGTACATCTACACACAAAGCAGATGCTCGTCATCCGTTACAAATGCCACGAAAAATTCATGCGCAACATCCCATCTCATTTTCATAAATACGCGCAGTCTGAACAGCCGGTACCTTAATCCGAGGCGCAAATACATTGTGGGGTGAAGGCTGCACCAGCGGAGCCTCTTCTAAGGACACAGGCTcgtcgccgagctggaGTTCCTCAAAAAGGCCCTCGAACCACGCATCCTCAAGTTCCAGCTCACGCAGCGTTGCTGGCATCAACTGAGAAGATGTGTCAATCGACCGCGAGACAGGGCGTCGGATCCCAAATGGGGACTCGCGGCCATGCCTGTCTACATGTTCCGGTGTATGCGATCGTGGCACCTCCTCGGGTGCCGCACCGGTGCTTGCCATATCCATAGACATGCGACGatggcgctggaaatgATTCGTTTGAAAAGTATCCGCATCGGCGGCTGCCATATGCGCATTGCGTTGGAGGACaacacggcgcagcgagtcGCCATTATTGGTATGAGTGGTGGGCGCACGCCGAATAGATTGGAATAGCACATCCCGAAGGACGGGCGTATGGAAGGGTTTCGCAATGACGACCATCCTAGAAACTTGCTGCCGGGGTAGGGCGAGCACTGAAAAGGCAGGGGGTCAATTTATACGTTCAGCGCTGCACTGTTTCACTAAGCGCACGTAATGATCACGCCAATGATCGAGTTAGAATGGCGGTGCAGCCAGAAGGTGGCACAACGTGGGGTCCCAACTCCACGTCACGCAAGGACGTTTTGTTGTGGCGCCACTACGGCCGAGTCACGAATCGGCGCCGGACGATCCGATCGGAGAATGTGATTGGGCGCCTGCGAcctgcgccttggcatcCTTGTACTTATTTCCCAAGCCTCCAGTCGAACAGGGCCACGCGACAAAAGGTGTGCTGTACAAGCGTTGGTATCGAGAGTAAACTACAGGAGCCTGTGACGCATTTCTAAGACGAGTGTGCATTGCGTGCTTTAAgtgctgcatcgcgctcttccttgACGAGATTACCGATGATGCGGAATCCTTTGGGAGCCTTGCGTGCTTGACGGCCTGCATCGACTACCTCGCCTTGCGCATTGACCCACACGGTATTGAGCGACGTTGTAGCGTCGACCGAGGGTACCACTGGCCGCACATTCTCCACGTGGATCAGTTCCTTCACGCCGAGAATTGCACCGGCAATGGATGGCGTCTGTGCATGGTACACGCTCTGCAAGCGCCTATGAaggccaagcgcctcgaggATCTGTGCAGACCGCTTCGGCAACCCAATcgcggagcgccgcagcgtgaCACGAAAGTGCGTCGTCGGTTCTGCATTGGTGCTGGACAGCCGGGGCGTGCCAGCTTGGTATAGAGACGCGGGTTGCGTCTGGGCAGCACGGCTGAGCATTGGAACTGTTGGAAAAAGCGTGCGGTTCATTGCAAAGGCAAGATGCATCTGCACGGTAAGTACATGCGTGGATGAAAGTAGGAGGCACGAAACAGTCCATTAAAACCCCACGCCGGTCATAATGCCGACTGAGGTCAGTAACCAATATTTCGGCCCTGCGACAGTGGCTGCAGCACAGTTCTCAATCGACCGGGTGGCCATACCCAGACCTAGCACAAAGGAACGCTACGCATCTCAACTGGCCAATTCCAGGAGTTGGGCAGCGGCATTGTGCTACGTTCTCTCGATCCACAGACTCAACATCCGAGGACGGAATCTGTAGAGAAAGGATGGGCATGGGACCCAGACAAGAAATGCTGTGTGCCATTCCACCGCACTGACGACGGCTCTTCCTAAGCTGAGAGGTTGCATGAAAACATGCCCATCATGTAGGAACTGCTCCGTGCCAACCTACACGAACGCAACGTACATTTTAAAACACGCTGGCCTATAGCTGGCCAAGTAACCCAAGTTCTTCTGTACGGTCAGTCATGTTCTGAGAAATGGCCGCTGCGATTCCCCTCAGACTTCCAAGGAAGGTCTGCAACCCTCATTAGACCAGAGCCGGCTGCAATCCAGTCCGATACAAACGGTTCGGCACAGCCACTGGCACCAACACTCCATTGCTGGAGGGTTCGCGTTGGCGCCTCTCATAGAGATGGACGTGAGCTTGAGAACCTCTCGGATAGGAGAGCCAAAGTGCTCCAACTCATAGAGCTGCGTGGGTCTTAGAGTGGAAACTGCGAATTTTGGCTGGATACCAAGAATATCATCATCGAGGCCCAGCGACCATGAATCCACATACCTTGGATTAATTTAACGAGTGCACACGCAAACTGGCGTGTCAGTAACTGAAACAAGAGAGATGGAAAATGATCAGACAAAACGGCGCTGGCAAGCACCAAGACTAGATGCCTGTAGCAAACAGGCTTCCTTGTATTCTCGGCATAGTCGACTAGGCCGGGGAAAGGAATAGGCTCATCATCTCAAAAAGAGGGTGGACACTTACTGTACAAAAAGCAACGTTGTGGTTGTAGAGAAACCATGCgatttttttttgcgcttcTTCCTTGCCCGCGGCATGTGCACGCTTTTCTGGCCGTATGCATCTCGGCCGAGACAAGCACGTCCTTGGGTGTCGAAGATGGgtggcgcgcagcattgtGTATTTGGATCTGGCAGAGGCTTGTATGCTCGTACTGGGAGCACACAGTGCACTAAACTACCATGCACGATGCAGATGTGATAATTGATCTCACCGGCGACTCTCCACCTTTTCCCGTGCAGAGGCGACGCTCGCCATCGCATTTCACCCCGCATGCACCCGCATCGTCGAATCGCAGACGCATGCAGAATACAGACTTTTCGCCGGACGATGATATCGCAGTTATTGGATTTACACAAGGGCCGCCCAGTAGGCCCCGGCAGCACTCCCTTCGATCCAGACGTGCAGGTCTTTTTGACAGTGAATGGACGCCCACCGTGCACGAAGCACCTCCAGCGCAACGCATTTATGAAGGCATTCCACCCGGGCCATATGCGCGCGTTCGTCGCAGCCCCAGAAGTCGCGGGCATCCCAATACATCTGAATTGCTGGAGCGgcttgcatcgcgcaaTGTCGCTCGttcgcgcagtgccgcaaTAGCATTGCCACAGACTCTGCTTCGGCAATATGGTCCATCATCCACCGGCGTTACGAATGTGTCAAAACACTTAAGCAATTTTGCTCTAAAAAGAGGGTTTGATGATGGCTGGACGCATCCTTTGCCACCTGAACCAGGGTTCTCGCACAATATCATCGAGCCGCCAATCGATCTGGATGCAACACATACTGAAGATCCCGAGGCCGTGGCGCCATTATCTGGGACCACTCACATATGCGCGGGCTGCCAATCTGCACTCCTTCTTAATGGCACCGGCGACGCACGTCTTTGGGCCCTGCCTTGTGGCCACGTCATTGATGGCCGTTGCATCGCACTGCTaagcggtgctgcgcaagcaggtaGGGAGACGATTGCGAATCAACAGTCACAACCGCAAATGTTTTACTGCCCTGTGCCGCACTGCAAACAACGCTGTAATCTCAAGCCGGGGTCTCGAAATGCTTGCGTCGAAATGTACATGTAGTCTGTAGCGTACGATACCACATTCCTCCACATTGTTGTTGTCGTGTTGCTGTGCGCATGCAAAAAGTGTGCGCAGTTCGTCCCTATGTGCTACACGCGCCACAGTATTTCCCGCGACGGGCACTTTCTACGCATGCAGGACGTACGCGTGTGATCCTAGGAATTGAAAGGTGCGTACGCATTACCATCTCACCTAGTTCTTGCGACGATTCGTGCGCCTCGATCGTGACTTCCGACAGGCAGGTGCTCTCAAATGTGGTCCTCAGGCAAGACCACTCGGAGACGCAAGGAATACATCCACTCtatgctgcgcgccgtcacCATGCAAATGTACCCCTAGCGATTGCCGAGGCACTCCGCCAAGCGAATGTAGACATCGCCGAGGTCGACGGAATTGCCGTGACCCGCGGCCCAGGAATGCCAGGGTGCCTCGCTGTAGGGATGTCTTCAGCAAAAGCGCTGTGTGCGGTACTTGGAAAACCCATTGTATATATTCATCAcatgcgcggtgcgtcgaTTGGCCTTACTGACGCCCAGCACATGCGTTGACACCGATGTTAACGGAGTCTGCAACGCCGCACTTTCCGTTTCTAACTCTGCTTGTGTCTGGTGGTCACACTATGCTTGTGCTCGTGCAAAGTCTGGACAAGTTCCAGATCCTTGCAGATACGCTGGACGATTCTGTCGGGTTCGTTGCTACATCTACTGACCGCAGGAATACATTTGATAAATTTGCACGTACACTTGCGTTGGGCTGGCAAAGCGCTCcaggcgcgcttgtcgagcaaCTAGCCGCGCAGCATACCGACGGAAACGCAGTTACGCTGCCCCGTAtcctgctcggcgcgcctAGTTTCTCCTAGTATGTTGTATGCACGCTCACACACAGCTCTGGTCTAAAGTCGGCGGCAagccgcgcagtgcagcgtgcgggTGGCCCAGAGTCCATGTCTACACAGGACAAggccgcgcttgcacacgcatTCCAGCACGCAGCATTTGCACAGCTTGAGGATAAAATGGTGCGAGCGCTTGTTTGTAAAAAGCCGCCCATGCGGATCCCGAAAGGCTGGCATTTACATGAAACATCAAATATACCCCCCGAGGCCATCCAGAGCGTCGTGTGCAGTGGCGGCGTTGCGTCGAACATGGAGCTGCGAAGGCGGTACGTACACCAAGCACACTTATCCAGACTacgagcagcgctggatgcgtGCGGCCGCACAGATGTGCGCCTGTATTTCCCTCCGTGCGTGATCCTATATGCTAACGCCAGCCTCTCTCTCTGCGTAGACAATGCCGCGATGATTGCATGGGCAGGACACTTGTATTGGGATACGCGCAGCACAGAGTACGCCACGCATCTCCTCGCCAAGTGGCCAGTCGATCAAGATTAGCGTTTGGGTTTCCGACTGCGTTTCACGTCCGAGTCCCACGCAAAGTAGTTGCATCTGTACGTGAGGCTCGGCTCGGCACGCCCCCCCTTTTCGTAGCCTGGCCCCACAGGTCGTGCACAGAGCCAAAATTTGCGTCCTTGGTTCACACCGGGTTTGTTCACGATGCATGCTTTGGCCGGCTCGTTGTGCATGGAAcacagcggcggcggctgcggcgTGAAAATCGAGTCCcattgcgctgccgctTTCGGTGGTGTTTCTCGAGGAACAGGCACAAGCAGCGATGCCAGCCGCAGTTGCTTGCTAGGTGACTCTAAGTCTTGGTTGGGTCCGCCTGGTGGGCTTGTTTCTTTGCGCTTTCCTCCGCCGAAAAATTCCAAAAGGTTGGGCTGACCTTTGGAGGCGGGCGCCTTTTTGGGAATAGCACGCGGCACTGTTGCGTGTTTGGACGTGGTCTGCACGGGAGCTACGACTGCATTGTTTTTGGATGCACGCTGAGCTCCAAACATAGCCACCAGCCGCGgctgtgcctgtgcacaGAACGGCTCTaagcgcgatgcggcaaGGCTCGGCACCTTAATAGCCCCATGCATCCCTGCAGTACCATGCATGAGATCTGCGAGATGCAGTAGTGTGCCGTCCTTTTCTATTGCATCATGCAGTTCGAGAAAAACGGGGCAGTGGTCGGACCCATAAATGCCCGGCTGGATATCGGCCGCCTTGACCCATGGCAAGAGGCCCGGTGTGATTAGAATATAGTCCAGTCGCACGCCGTAATTTGCAGGGCGTGCATCGATCAATGTATTCCAGCATGTAAACATTTTTTCGCGGTCCGGGTGCAGTGTCCGCGTGGTATCAACGAGGCTTCCTTCCTCTGCGTTTGTCAGCGATCGAAGCCATGCCCTTGCTGGATGTGCTAGGAATTTACTAAGATCGACGTTTTTGCCTTCGCAGTGGTCAATAGGATGGCCAACCGCGTTCAAGTCACCGACGAGGATCACTTGGCGCCCGAGACGTTGCAGTGCTTGGATGCGCGCTTCCAATACGCGGTGAAATCCCATCTTGTACTCTAGACGCTCGGGGCCAGTTTCGTTGGGCGCATATACGTTGATCAATACAAATAACCCGCAATCGAGAATCACGCTGCGTCCTTCCGAGTCGAGGGCAGGAACAATGGCGGCGTCGACACCGTCTGTTGCCGCTTGTCCGCCAATCGGCCGGCTTGGAAGGCGACCGGTAATGCCTATCTCTGCATCAATCGGCATGCACGCAGCTTTGCGCACATACGTGGCCGTGCCCGAGTATCCTTTCGTGGGGTGCAGGTCAAAGAACCCCTCGTACGCGTCCATTACACACATGGCGTACTGCAGCTGTTTCCGCGTCATTTTCATCTCCTGAAAGCACACTATATCCCCATGCAGCTCTTCAAGGCACGCTTCCCAGGAGGGCAATTTGTACCATGGCTGGAACCCCttgagcgtgcgcagcccATTTACATTCCAAGAGACGATGCGCATTCAGCAACGTGCATACCCAACCTCCACATACATATCCATGCATTCTACAGACTACCAACGCGATGGCTGATTGATGGCGTTGGCGCCAGAGCTACGTGGGCCACGACCACCATACCCGCCACCACGGCCGCCGCCAAACGAACGGCCGCGAGAACCTCCCCTACCGCGGTATCCGCCACGACCTCCGCCACCGAATGGACGCACCATATCTTGAAGTTCCTGCGGGATATCTTGGTTCGCCTCGCGCAGAATCGAGACGAGCTCGCGAGCAGACTTTTGGTTTTCCGTGGTGAAAAAGGTAATGGCGGTACCCTTACGTCCAGCACGGCCGGTACGGCCAATCTGGTGAATGTAATCTTCCGTGTTTGTGGGGAAGTCGTAGTTGATTACATAACCAATGTCCTTCACATCTGTACGG
This region of Malassezia vespertilionis chromosome 9, complete sequence genomic DNA includes:
- a CDS encoding uncharacterized protein (EggNog:ENOG503PM2Q), with translation MIRRSRSRTRTKRVSPIVDWHETDSEEDQSTWIADDICTHCGGLAPHRKLYCSRRCRDADAAANDLKAVYVDHEQQASEAAALSESLKKLRYPMNLSPTTQYIKIAQQPGLATPTSRPTLASYRQGSNLSSEEGSELGHELAHLRNGSRSSISTTSDVADTDFTTPSPWHSAIDTENDDDINGLDDAGLSLPPPLCAANHVLLRKGGSNTVDVGVVPRPNNRQPPSPLLYPHSYTAGRPLGSNIQFNRMPGTTNLPTPVLFNSGHSQPQSKGSFAMLHKALEPVMDENREPEEYKSTVSIHALRRSLKMMQDNDANEVPHHRRLSSLQYPEMDAPNGSWKQTMCKANTETSYTNAKRALSQGFNLCDCRKGVSACSSYSKASAETLSNSRTVNGTPETTDTPVRGRALRRGSCDHHRGRPTGSSGGVCSLACINAYESHPCQQKSRGSPGDVRENRYNAINVAMLDF
- the COQ2 gene encoding 4-hydroxybenzoate polyprenyltransferase (EggNog:ENOG503NXJY; TransMembrane:3 (n2-10c22/23o240-257i285-305o325-342i); COG:H), with the protein product MLLGFAGAATMRRLGMASRICSAPTCPNTAHRTFTRVRLASWVHTTPSCWSEAKNAESGAANIVHSAPPQRPKFSLKPYMELARLDRPIGTWLLYLPCSWSITMASHYVDAPISVWLTNLALFGVGAVVMRGAGCTINDMWDVEYDKKVERTKDRPLASGAVSYKQAGAFLALQLTAGLGVLVNLNTNSCYWPVVLPLYASTTVWGVVYDTIYAHQDKVDDRKSGVKSTAILFGDRKTKPIIAAFTLVWLALLAYSVNTESPIFASSTASDGQPRSLREWMTNTLYYGHPFFALSWLGAAGHMAWQIKTVDLNNRADCWAKFSSNRVLGLIVFSGLAADYLYQKKYAPKKASREAQIIMQS
- a CDS encoding uncharacterized protein (EggNog:ENOG503P8XA; COG:J), producing MNRTLFPTVPMLSRAAQTQPASLYQAGTPRLSSTNAEPTTHFRVTLRRSAIGLPKRSAQILEALGLHRRLQSVYHAQTPSIAGAILGVKELIHVENVRPVVPSVDATTSLNTVWVNAQGEVVDAGRQARKAPKGFRIIGNLVKEERDAALKARNAHSS
- the QRI7 gene encoding N(6)-L-threonylcarbamoyladenine synthase (COG:O; EggNog:ENOG503P0XE) encodes the protein MLTESATPHFPFLTLLVSGGHTMLVLVQSLDKFQILADTLDDSVGFVATSTDRRNTFDKFARTLALGWQSAPGALVEQLAAQHTDGNAVTLPRILLGAPSFSYSGLKSAASRAVQRAGGPESMSTQDKAALAHAFQHAAFAQLEDKMVRALVCKKPPMRIPKGWHLHETSNIPPEAIQSVVCSGGVASNMELRRRCAPVFPSVRDPIC
- the DBP2 gene encoding RNA helicase (COG:A; EggNog:ENOG503NW4Z) — encoded protein: MSYGGRGNYSNGGYGGSYGGSGGDYGGYGGSGGGGGGYGGGGGYGGGGGYGGGGGGGYGGGGGYGGSRGGFDNGPGLGAGLNKVNWDSTELHKFEKNFYREDARVSQRSDQAIEEFRRANEMTLHGKNIPKPVETFEEVGLSDAILGEIKKLGFEKPSSIQSQAWPIALSGRDLVAIAETGSGKTIGFGLPSFVHIKAQPPLKYGDGPIALILAPTRELAVQIQTEMNRFGRASHIRTAAVYGGVPKGPQIRELQRGAEIVIATPGRLIDMLEIGKTNLHRVTYLVMDEADRMLDMGFEPQIRKIIEQVRPDRQTLMFSATWPKEVQRLASDFLDDFVQVNIGSIDLAANHNVKQVVEVCTDFEKRGRLVKYLDQISQESSKVLIFTATKRIADELTKFLRQDGWPSLAIHGDKEQRERDWVLSEFKSGHSPIMVATAVASRGLDVKDIGYVINYDFPTNTEDYIHQIGRTGRAGRKGTAITFFTTENQKSARELVSILREANQDIPQELQDMGFQPWYKLPSWEACLEELHGDIVCFQEMKMTRKQLQYAMCVMDAYEGFFDLHPTKGYSGTATYVRKAACMPIDAEIGITGRLPSRPIGGQAATDGVDAAIVPALDSEGRSVILDCGLFVLINVYAPNETGPERLEYKMGFHRVLEARIQALQRLGRQVILVGDLNAVGHPIDHCEGKNVDLSKFLAHPARAWLRSLTNAEEGSLVDTTRTLHPDREKMFTCWNTLIDARPANYGVRLDYILITPGLLPWVKAADIQPGIYGSDHCPVFLELHDAIEKDGTLLHLADLMHGTAGMHGAIKVPSLAASRLEPFCAQAQPRLVAMFGAQRASKNNAVVAPVQTTSKHATVPRAIPKKAPASKGQPNLLEFFGGGKRKETSPPGGPNQDLESPSKQLRLASLLVPVPRETPPKAAAQWDSIFTPQPPPLCSMHNEPAKACIVNKPGVNQGRKFWLCARPVGPGYEKGGRAEPSLTYRCNYFAWDSDVKRSRKPKR